A stretch of the Filimonas lacunae genome encodes the following:
- a CDS encoding alpha-L-rhamnosidase-related protein, translated as MILLLAGGVSAVAAQEATWIWYPGDFDIWLSNKMQNRRTERGSFFPPFWKLDNHYILINFHKTFNLTAPEDVSVYVEGEYNVKLDTKLLPGKPSQVTLPAGKHVLDMKVFCQDRVPAIYLKGKTLVTDTSWKVTFEDKEWIDATGKVSDQSGTVWLPAASGGFNNPLQPPSAFRLQVTPASAVRKEKLSQGEVLDFGKETFGFIKIHGLKGTGGLSLYYGESREEAMATESCETLDRLELQNAPARDSVLPLSKAFRYVQVNAAAGVSYDSVSMLYEYSTVQEKGNFRCSDEEINRIYDVAKYTLHLNTREFFIDGIKRDRWVWSGDAYQSYLMNYYLYFDEPTVKRTLLAQRGKDPVSSHINTIMDYTFYWFMGIYDYYRYTGDSSFIKQCYPRMQSLMEYCLGRRNKDGLMEGLSGDWIFIDWADGLSKQGEVSFEQLLFCRSLETMALCAEIANDAKHKDTYNQLAADVKTKLFNWYWNTEKQALVHSRINGQPTDHVTRYANMFAIFFNYLNNDQKQGVKKQVLLNNNVPAITTPYMRFYELEALCALGEQNYVLQEMKNYWGGMLKLGATSFWEEYNPAKKGAEHYAMYGRPFGKSLCHAWGASPIYLLGKYYLGVTPVTAGYDTYTITPVLGGLQWMEGDVPVPGGNIHVYCSAKEIKVQSATGTGKLLLNSKTKPVVSNGTAVLKSGQQYEVTIEKNKAYRITYTAL; from the coding sequence ATGATTCTGTTGTTAGCCGGCGGCGTAAGTGCCGTGGCGGCGCAGGAAGCCACATGGATATGGTATCCGGGCGATTTTGATATCTGGTTGAGCAATAAAATGCAGAACAGGCGCACAGAACGCGGTTCTTTTTTTCCGCCTTTCTGGAAACTGGATAACCATTATATCCTGATCAATTTTCATAAAACATTTAACCTGACTGCACCGGAAGACGTATCGGTGTATGTAGAAGGGGAGTATAACGTAAAACTGGATACTAAACTGTTACCAGGCAAACCTTCGCAGGTTACCTTACCTGCGGGTAAACATGTGCTGGATATGAAAGTGTTTTGCCAGGACCGTGTACCCGCTATTTACCTGAAAGGGAAAACACTGGTAACAGATACCAGCTGGAAGGTGACGTTTGAAGATAAAGAATGGATTGATGCTACTGGTAAGGTATCGGACCAGTCCGGTACGGTTTGGTTACCTGCTGCTTCGGGTGGTTTTAACAATCCGCTGCAACCGCCTTCTGCTTTCCGTTTACAGGTAACACCTGCTTCTGCCGTGCGTAAAGAGAAACTATCACAAGGGGAGGTACTGGATTTTGGAAAAGAAACTTTTGGTTTTATTAAGATACATGGCCTGAAAGGAACTGGTGGGTTGTCGTTGTATTATGGAGAATCGCGTGAAGAAGCCATGGCTACAGAAAGTTGCGAAACGCTGGACAGGCTGGAACTGCAAAATGCACCTGCCCGTGATTCTGTACTGCCTTTAAGCAAGGCTTTCCGGTATGTGCAGGTAAATGCTGCTGCGGGAGTAAGTTACGATTCGGTTTCTATGTTGTATGAGTATTCTACTGTACAGGAGAAGGGTAACTTTCGTTGTTCGGATGAGGAGATCAACCGCATTTACGATGTAGCGAAGTATACCTTGCACCTGAACACCCGCGAGTTTTTTATAGATGGTATTAAACGCGACCGTTGGGTATGGAGCGGGGATGCTTATCAAAGCTACCTGATGAACTACTACCTGTATTTTGATGAGCCTACCGTAAAACGTACATTACTGGCACAGCGTGGCAAAGACCCGGTAAGCAGTCATATCAATACCATTATGGATTATACGTTTTACTGGTTCATGGGCATTTATGATTACTACCGCTATACAGGCGACAGCAGCTTTATTAAACAGTGTTACCCACGTATGCAATCGCTGATGGAGTATTGCCTGGGCCGCAGGAATAAAGATGGTTTGATGGAAGGTTTGTCGGGCGACTGGATATTTATTGACTGGGCCGATGGTTTAAGCAAGCAGGGAGAAGTAAGTTTTGAACAATTACTGTTTTGCCGCAGCCTGGAAACCATGGCGCTGTGTGCAGAGATAGCTAATGACGCAAAACACAAGGATACTTATAACCAGCTGGCGGCAGATGTAAAAACCAAACTGTTTAACTGGTATTGGAATACAGAGAAGCAGGCGTTGGTACATAGCCGCATTAACGGCCAGCCTACCGATCATGTTACACGCTACGCCAATATGTTTGCGATCTTTTTCAACTATCTCAACAATGATCAGAAGCAGGGGGTGAAAAAACAGGTGTTGCTGAACAACAACGTGCCTGCTATTACTACGCCATATATGCGCTTTTATGAACTGGAAGCATTATGTGCGTTAGGGGAGCAGAACTACGTGTTGCAGGAAATGAAAAACTATTGGGGCGGGATGTTGAAATTGGGCGCTACTTCGTTTTGGGAAGAATACAACCCGGCTAAGAAAGGAGCAGAGCATTATGCGATGTATGGCCGTCCTTTTGGCAAAAGCTTATGTCATGCCTGGGGAGCCAGCCCGATATACCTGTTGGGTAAATACTATTTAGGCGTTACGCCGGTAACGGCGGGTTACGATACCTACACCATTACGCCGGTATTGGGCGGTTTACAGTGGATGGAAGGTGATGTGCCTGTGCCTGGCGGTAATATACATGTGTATTGCAGCGCTAAGGAAATAAAGGTGCAATCAGCTACAGGTACGGGTAAATTACTGTTGAACAGTAAAACCAAACCGGTGGTGAGCAATGGTACAGCCGTGTTAAAGAGCGGCCAGCAGTATGAAGTAACGATTGAAAAAAACAAAGCATACCGTATTACTTATACGGCATTGTAA
- a CDS encoding aceric acid hydrolase has translation MKKLLLIGVLVGATVSTQAQQHSLVNTSASPYASRTSVDMGSVQWTSGFWAERFAVCRDSMVPHLWHTYNDAELCHSFKNFEIAAGLDTGSFKGPSFHDGDFYKTLEAVAAMYAATKDRKLDSMMDKAIAVIGKAQRKDGYVYTKSIIEQQQTGKREMFDDKLSFEAYNFGHLMTAACVHYRATGKTSLLNIAKKATDFLIAFYTKATPQQARNAICPSHYMGVIEMYRTTGEVKYLQLAKKLIDIRGMTEGTDDNSDRVPFRDMKRVVGHAVRANYLLAGVADVYAETGDTALLHTLQLLWEDIVNRKLYVTGGCGALYDGVSVDGISYNPDTVQRIHQAYGKNYQLPNLSAYNETCANIGSVLWNRRMLQLTGDARYADVVELTLYNSVLSGVSVNGNDYCYTNPLAVSKDYPYHLRWEGSRKPYIALSNCCPPNTVRTIAEVSSYMYSVAKDGLYVDMYGSNQLQTKLADGSALQLEQVTGYPWDGNIHITIQQAPAKSTAIHLRIPGWCGKAQLQVNGQPVNTALESGSYATVTRQWKKGDVIALVLDMPATLLEANPMVEEARNQVVVKRGPLVYCLEAADLPGQDIFQVSLPSDIVLKPVPVKIDNSEVMALEGQARLTTHNNWNNILYRPLQAADKTVTIKLIPYYAWNNRGYDDMTVWMPVVK, from the coding sequence ATGAAAAAGTTATTGTTGATAGGCGTGTTAGTTGGTGCCACTGTGAGCACACAGGCACAACAGCATTCGCTGGTAAACACCAGTGCCAGCCCTTATGCCAGCAGAACAAGTGTTGATATGGGCAGTGTGCAATGGACCAGTGGTTTTTGGGCAGAGCGTTTTGCGGTGTGCAGAGATTCAATGGTGCCACATTTGTGGCATACCTATAATGATGCAGAATTATGTCATTCCTTTAAAAACTTTGAAATAGCTGCCGGGTTGGATACGGGTTCGTTTAAGGGGCCTTCCTTCCATGATGGTGATTTTTATAAAACCCTGGAAGCGGTAGCAGCTATGTACGCAGCCACTAAAGACCGCAAGCTGGACAGTATGATGGATAAGGCAATTGCGGTAATAGGAAAGGCGCAGCGTAAAGATGGGTATGTATATACAAAGTCTATCATAGAACAACAGCAAACCGGTAAACGGGAGATGTTTGATGATAAGCTGAGTTTTGAAGCATACAACTTCGGCCACCTGATGACGGCAGCCTGTGTACACTACCGTGCTACCGGCAAAACAAGCTTACTGAACATTGCTAAAAAGGCAACTGATTTCCTGATCGCTTTTTATACAAAGGCTACTCCGCAGCAGGCGCGTAATGCTATTTGTCCATCGCACTATATGGGGGTGATAGAGATGTACCGTACTACAGGAGAAGTAAAGTATTTGCAGTTGGCTAAAAAGCTGATTGATATACGCGGTATGACGGAGGGAACAGATGATAATTCTGACCGCGTGCCTTTTCGTGATATGAAACGGGTGGTAGGGCATGCTGTACGTGCCAACTACCTGCTGGCGGGTGTGGCTGATGTATATGCCGAAACAGGTGATACTGCTTTGCTGCATACGTTGCAGTTGTTGTGGGAGGATATTGTAAACCGGAAATTATATGTAACAGGTGGTTGCGGAGCTTTATACGATGGGGTATCGGTGGATGGTATTTCGTACAATCCGGATACGGTGCAGCGTATACACCAGGCTTATGGTAAAAACTACCAGCTGCCTAACCTGAGCGCCTACAATGAAACCTGCGCCAATATTGGCAGTGTGTTATGGAACCGCCGCATGTTACAGCTAACCGGCGATGCCCGGTATGCAGATGTGGTGGAGCTTACTTTATATAACAGTGTGTTAAGCGGGGTAAGCGTAAACGGTAATGATTATTGTTATACCAATCCGCTGGCAGTGAGTAAGGATTATCCTTATCATTTAAGATGGGAGGGTAGCCGTAAGCCTTATATCGCTTTATCTAACTGTTGCCCGCCTAATACGGTACGTACTATTGCAGAAGTAAGCAGCTATATGTATAGTGTGGCCAAAGATGGCTTGTATGTAGATATGTATGGTAGCAACCAATTGCAAACTAAACTGGCAGATGGATCTGCTCTACAACTGGAACAGGTAACAGGCTATCCCTGGGATGGCAATATCCATATTACTATTCAGCAGGCGCCTGCCAAAAGCACTGCTATACATCTGCGTATACCGGGATGGTGTGGTAAGGCGCAATTACAGGTAAATGGCCAGCCGGTAAATACGGCGTTGGAAAGCGGTAGCTATGCTACTGTTACGCGTCAATGGAAAAAAGGGGATGTAATAGCCCTGGTGCTGGATATGCCTGCTACTTTGCTGGAAGCCAACCCCATGGTAGAAGAAGCCCGTAACCAGGTGGTGGTAAAGCGTGGTCCGTTGGTGTATTGCCTGGAAGCGGCAGACTTACCAGGACAGGATATCTTTCAGGTATCGCTACCTTCGGATATTGTGCTGAAACCGGTGCCGGTGAAAATTGATAACAGCGAGGTGATGGCACTGGAGGGGCAGGCCCGGTTAACTACTCATAACAACTGGAATAATATCCTGTACCGTCCTTTACAGGCGGCGGATAAAACTGTTACTATAAAACTGATACCTTATTACGCCTGGAATAACAGGGGGTATGATGATATGACGGTGTGGATGCCGGTTGTAAAATAA
- a CDS encoding SLC5 family protein: MQLNNIIQRLTALDYTIVVVYLLVLLLIGYRASEAARKKEGTLFLASKSLGWSSIGFNMWGTNVGPSMLLAFASIGYSTGIVAINFDWYAFVFLFLLAVVFAPRYLASRVSTMPEFMGKRYGSSTQNILAWYALIKILISWLSLGLFAGGFLVRQILDIPMWQSVIVLVAFAGLFAFAGGLRAIAKVNVFQMILLIGVSLTLTIIGLNKVGGFSALYHKVPSGYWNLIHPASDEKYPWYAILLGYPVAAVAFFCTDQAMVQSVLGARNLQQGQLGVNFIGWLKILSLPLFILPGILCFALFPNLANADEAYMTMVTSLFPPGMNGLVIVVLIAVLVGTIGSSLNSLSTVFTMDVYVKKYRPQATDKEMIRMGRISIAVGCIIAVLIALAIDSIKGIKLFDVFQSVLGFIAPPLSVVFLLSVFWKRTTRLAVNMVLSAGSAFSLGTGVLYLWVFPPDRYHSWPHYLVLSFLLFVVLLLAAVVVSLLDKNGQVYQEQQGAAEVQPEKTTPRVKWAWTLLIIVMILLYIVFSGH, encoded by the coding sequence ATGCAACTCAATAACATTATACAACGCCTTACTGCACTGGACTATACAATAGTTGTGGTATACCTGTTGGTGCTGCTACTGATAGGATACCGCGCCAGTGAGGCTGCCCGTAAAAAGGAAGGTACTTTATTCCTGGCCAGTAAATCGCTGGGGTGGTCCAGCATTGGTTTTAATATGTGGGGTACCAACGTAGGGCCTTCCATGTTGCTGGCCTTTGCCAGTATTGGCTATAGCACGGGTATTGTGGCTATTAATTTTGACTGGTATGCATTTGTGTTTCTGTTTTTACTGGCGGTGGTGTTTGCGCCCCGGTACCTGGCCAGCCGTGTAAGCACCATGCCGGAGTTTATGGGTAAGCGTTATGGCAGTTCTACACAGAACATACTGGCCTGGTATGCGCTGATTAAAATACTGATATCGTGGCTATCGCTGGGTTTATTTGCCGGTGGTTTTTTGGTAAGGCAGATACTGGATATACCCATGTGGCAATCGGTGATAGTGCTGGTGGCGTTTGCGGGTTTGTTTGCTTTTGCAGGCGGGCTAAGGGCTATTGCCAAAGTGAATGTGTTTCAGATGATATTGCTGATAGGCGTATCGCTTACTTTAACGATCATAGGTTTGAACAAAGTAGGTGGTTTCAGCGCCTTATATCATAAAGTGCCTTCCGGTTACTGGAATCTTATACATCCTGCCAGCGATGAAAAATATCCCTGGTATGCGATACTGCTGGGGTACCCGGTAGCCGCAGTGGCTTTTTTCTGTACCGATCAGGCAATGGTGCAATCGGTGCTGGGGGCGCGTAACCTGCAACAGGGGCAGCTGGGGGTGAACTTTATAGGCTGGCTGAAAATATTATCACTGCCTTTGTTTATCCTGCCGGGCATTTTGTGTTTTGCGCTGTTTCCCAACCTGGCCAATGCAGATGAAGCGTATATGACTATGGTAACCAGTTTATTTCCTCCGGGTATGAACGGGCTGGTAATTGTAGTGCTGATTGCCGTACTGGTAGGCACTATAGGTTCTTCCTTAAACTCGTTGAGTACGGTGTTTACGATGGATGTGTATGTGAAAAAATACCGTCCGCAAGCTACCGATAAAGAAATGATACGCATGGGGCGTATCAGCATAGCCGTGGGGTGTATCATAGCAGTGCTGATAGCGCTGGCTATTGACAGCATTAAAGGCATAAAACTATTTGATGTGTTCCAGTCGGTACTGGGCTTTATTGCGCCGCCTTTATCGGTGGTGTTCTTACTGTCGGTATTCTGGAAACGCACCACCCGTTTGGCGGTGAACATGGTGTTATCGGCGGGATCGGCTTTTAGCCTGGGAACCGGCGTGTTATACCTGTGGGTGTTTCCGCCGGACAGGTATCATTCCTGGCCACATTACCTGGTATTGTCTTTTTTGTTGTTTGTGGTGTTGCTGCTGGCGGCAGTAGTGGTTTCGCTGCTGGATAAAAACGGGCAGGTATACCAGGAGCAGCAGGGAGCTGCTGAAGTGCAGCCGGAAAAAACAACGCCGCGTGTGAAATGGGCTTGGACCTTACTGATTATAGTGATGATTTTATTATATATAGTTTTTAGTGGACATTAA